Within Micromonospora narathiwatensis, the genomic segment CTCGGTCGCCGGCAGGTAGCCCAGCCCCGGCCAGAACACCTGGGCGTCGATGCCGTGCCGGGCACAGCTGGTGAAGTTCTCCTCGGCCGCGCTGAACGACATCTGCGACCAGAGCGGCCGGTCGGATTCGGCCAGCGCGCGGACCAGCCCGAAGTAGAAGGCCCCGTTTGCGACGGTGTCCAGCACGGTCGGGCCGGCCGGCAGCACGCGGTTCTCCACCCGCAGGTGCGGGCGTCCCTTCAGCACGTCGTACACGGGGCGGTTCCACCGGTAGACGGTGCCGTTGTGCAGGCGCAACTCGGCGAGCTTGGGTACGCCGCCGCTGGCCAGGGCCTCGGCCGGATCCTCCGGGTCACAGACCGGGAGCAGCGCGGGGAAGTAGCGCACGTTCTCCTCGAACAGGTCGAACACGCTCGTGATCCAGCGTTCCCCGAACCAGACCCGGGGGCGTACCCCCTGGGCCTTGATCTCCTCGGAGCGGGTGTCGGTGGCCTGCTGGAACAGCGGCACCCGGGTCTCCCGCCACAGCTCCCGGCCGAACAGCAGCGGCGAGTTCGCGCCGAGCGCGACCTGGACGCCGGCGATGGCCTGGGCGGCGTTCCAGTAGTCGGCGAACTGGGCGGGGTTGACCTGCAGGTGGAACTGGGTGCTGGTGCAGGCCGCCTCCGGGGTGATGGTGTCCGCGGTGACGGCCAGCCGCTCCACCCCGCTGATCGCGATCCGCAGGTCCTCGCCGCGGGCGGCGAAGATCTGTTCGTTGAGCAACGTGTAGCGCGGGTTCGCCGAGAGGGTGGCGGCGGTCAGGTGCTCGGGTCGCAGGGTCGGCAGGATGCCGATCATCACCATGTGCGCGTCGACCGTACGGGCCTTCTCCTCGGCGGCGTTGAGGCTGGCCCGCACGTTCTCCTCGAACTGCGCGGTGCCGGTGCCGGCGAGCCGGCGCGGGGCCACGTTGATCTCCACGTTGAACTGGCCCAGCTCGGTCTGGAAGCTGGGGTCGGCGACCGCCGCCAGCACGTCCGAGTTGCGCATCGCCGGCTGGGAGTCCTCGTCGACCAGGTTGAGCTCGATCTCCAGCCCGGTCATCGGCCGGTCCACGTCGAAGCGGGACTCGCGCAGCATCTCGGCGAAGACGTCGAGGCAGCGGTGGACCTTCTCCCGGTAGCGGGCCCGATCCTCGCGGCTGAAGGTGCGCGCTCCCACATCCTCGCCCATGGTCACCACCCTGTCACCGTTGGCTCCTCCTAACCTCGCACGGGACGGCGGGGCGGGGAAGACCCGAAGGACCGTTAACTACCCGATCGCGGGCAGCGTGATCCCCGCCGCGTCCGGCGCGTGTGTCGCGGTCCGGCCGGGCCGGCTGGCTAGCATGGCCGCCGAGGGTGGGAGGAGTGGCTGATGCGCGAGAAGATGGTCCGGCTGTTCGTGGCGGCGGCGATCGCCGAGGCCGGCTCCTGGGCGGCCCTGCTGGCCAGCATGGCGGTCAAGTACGGCCCGCCGCGCGACGAGATCGGCGTGCACGTGTTCGGGCCCGTCCACGGCGCGCTCTTCGTAGCGTACGGGATCCTCGTGCTCGTGGTGGCCCGACAGCGGCGCTGGTCCCTGGCGCACACGGCGGTCGCGCTGGTCTGCGCGGTGCCGCCCTTCGCCACGGTGTTCTTCGAGCGCTGGGCCCGCCGGCGCGGCCTGCTCGGCGAGCCGGCGCGGGCCGCGCGTCCGCTCAACCCGGTGGGCTGACCCACCCGGCGGGCCGGGCTCGACGCGCCGGCCGACCCCGGGCCGGCGCGGAGGTTCGGCTGGGCGCGGAAACTCAGGTGAGCGCCGAGCAGGCGGCGACGCCGAGCACCAGCAGCACGCCGAGCGCGGCCTGGAGCAGCAGCGGCGGGCCCAGGTGCGACCAGACCGTGGCGGTACGCGGGGTCAGCAGTTGACCGGTGGTGAGGTTGACGATCCGCTCGATCCGCTGCGGCAGGTCGGCGTCCCGCTGGGGGCGCAGGGTGAGCTGCACGTGGTCGCCGGGGTGCAGCGCGCTCTGCGGCAGGTGGCCGTGCAGTTCCACCTCCAGCAGCCGGTCCGCGGTGTCGCGCAGGCGTACCGGGGTGACCAGGTACTCGGGGCCCTTCTTCAGCTCCTTGAAGCGGCGCCCGCCGCCCCCGCCGCCGCTGCGCAGCACCCGGGTCAGCAGCCGTACCACGCCGGCGGCGGTCAGCACCGCGAGGAGCACCGGCTGGCCGACCCGCACCTCGCGCGGGTAGCCCTCCATGAAGCGGAGCAGCCGTCCGGTGACGATCCGCTCGGTCGGGTGGACGACGCGCCGGATGTGGAGGTCATTATCCATGGTCACCACCGAGAGTCCGGTTCCGTTCACTGATGGTAGCGGCTCTGGAGGTTGAAGGACGTGAATGAACTTGGTCACGCGGCCGGCGGCTCAGGTGACATCCCCGGTGGCGCGGGTATGCGTGCGGCCGAGCTGGAAAGGGGTCGAGCATGCAGCTGTCCTTCCTGCGTCCGCTCTACGACCGTCCCGGGCCGTGGTGCTCGGTGTACCTGGACGCCTCCCGGGACACCCACGACTCCCGTCCCGCGGTCGACCTGCGCTGGCGGGCCCTGAAGGGGCACCTGCTGGAGCAGGGCGCCGACCCGGTGACCGTCGACACGGTCGAGGAGGTCGTCCGGCGGCACGACCCGATGCCCGGCGACTACGGCCTGGCCGTGTTCGCCACCCGGGGTCGGGTGGTGCTCACCGAGTACCTGTCCGCGCCACCACTGCGGGACCTGGCCACCTGGGCCCTGGTGCCGCACACCATGCCACTGGTCGCCCAGCGGGGCGAGCAGGTCGCCTGGGTCCGGGTGCTGGCCGACCGGACGGGGGCGGACGCCGTCGCCGTCAGCGCCGGCGGGGTGCCCCGGCGGGCGCACGTCAAGGGGCGGGAGAGCTACCAGCTACGCCGGGTGAAGCCGGGCGGCTGGTCGCAGTCGCGCTACCAGCGCGCCGCGATGGAGGCCTGGCACCACAACGCCGGGGACGCCGCCGCGGCCACCGCCGAGCTGGCCGACAAGGTCGGCGCGGACGTGGTGGTGGCGGCCGGGGACATCCGGGCCACCGGCATGATCGCGGCCCAGCTGCCGGAGCGCTGGCAGGACGTCCTCGTCCGCACCGACGCCGGCGCCCGGACCGGCGGCGCCGACCCGGCCGCCATGGACGACCTCACGGTGCAGACCATCGCCGAGGTCGCCGACAAGCGGATAGCCGCCGCGCTGGACCGGTTCGGCATGCAGGAGGACGTCGGGGCGGGCCTCGACGCGGTGGTCGCCGCCCTGCAACGCAACCAGGTGGACACCATGCTGATCGTGGACGACCCCTCCGCGGACGGCGAACTCTGGATCGGCCCCGAGCCGACCGAGATCGCCACCGACCCGCGGCAGCTGGAGGCGATGTCGGTGGCCGACCCGCAACGGGTCCGCGCCGACGCCGCGCTGCTGCGCGCGCTGGTCGGCACCGACGCGGAACTCACCGTGCTCGCGCCCGAGGAGGCACCGGAACTCACCGACGGGGTCGGCGCGGTGCTGCGTTACGTCGACGCGAGCACGCCCGGGCGGGGAAATGGCTGACCGTACGGTCGCGGACCTGGTCGTCGAGCGACTGCGCGCCTGGCACGTACCCCGGGTCTTCGGCTCTCCGGGCGCGGCGATCGCCCCCGTGGTGGCCGCGCTGGACGCCGCCGGTGGGGACCCGGAGTTCATCCCGGCCCGGCACGAGGAGTCCGCGGCCTTCATGGCCTCCGGCCATGCCAAGTTCACCGCCGAGGTCGGCGTCTGCCTGGCCACCCAGGGCCCGGGCGCGGTGCACCTGCTCGACGGCCTCTACGACGCCAAGCTGGACAGCAAACCGGTGGTGGCGATCGTCGGCGAGGACGTCACCGGCCCGCTCGGCGGGGCGTACGAGGAGATCGGGCTGAGCCGGCTCTTCGGCGACGTCTGCCACCAGTTCGTCCGGTACGGGCGGCTGCCCGGACAGGTGCCGGCCCTGCTGGACCAGGCATTCCGTACCGCCACGGCGACCCGGAGCCCGACCTGCGTGGTGCTGCCGCACGCGTTGCAGGTGGCCACCGTGCCGGACCTGCAACCGCAGGCCGCCGGCGTGATGTCGGGCGTTCCCGGGGGGCCGCTGGCCCGGGTGCTGCCGCACGACGCCGACCTGGACGCCGCCGCCTCGCTGCTCACCACCGGCCGGCGGGTGGCGATCCTGGTCGGCCAGGGCGCGCACGACGCGGCCGCTGAGATCGTCGCGCTGGCCGACCGGCTGGGCGCGGGCGTGGCCACCTCGTTGCTCGGCAAGCCCGTGCTCGACGAGCGGCTGCCCTTCCACACCGGCGTGCTCGGCGAGGTCGGCACCACCGCCGCCGCCCAACTGATGGGCGGGTGCGACACCCTGCTGCTGGTGGGCACGAACGACCCGTGGACCGACTGGTTTCCGCTGCCCGGCCAGGTACGGACCGTCCAGGTCGACATCGACGGCCGACGGATCGGCACCCGCTACCCGGTCGACGTCCCGCTGGTCGGCGACGCCACCGAGACGCTGCGGGCGCTGCTGGCCCGGGTGCCGGCCCGACCCAACCAGCGGTGGCGGGGCGTCGTGGAGAGCGCGGTGGACCGGTGGCGGCAGACCGCCGCCGAGCGGGCCGCCGCGCCGGCCGAGCCGATCAACCCGCAGCGCGTGCTCCAGGAGCTGTCCGCCCGGCTGCCGCACCGGGGAGCCGTCGCCGTCGACGTCGGGTCGGTCATCTACTGGTACGCCCGGCACCTGGAACTGCCTCCGGGCGTCCGGGCCCAGCTCTGCGGCACGCTCGGCTCGATGGGCTGCGCCCTGCCGTACGCGTTGGCCGCCAAACTGGCCCGACCCGACGAGCCGGTGCTCGCGCTGCTGGGCGACGGGGCGATGCAGTTCAACGGCCTGGCCGAGCTGATCACCGTGGCGCACCACTGGCGGCGGTGGCGGGACCCACGGCTGGTCGTGCTGGTGCTCAACAACCGGGACCACTCCGGTGCGGGCGGTGACGGGCGGGGTCCCTTCGGTGCCCTCGGCGACCGTCGACCCGACGTGCCGTACGCCGGCTGGGCCCGGCTGCTCGGCCTGCACGGCGTCCGGGTGGACCGCCCCGAGCTGGTCGGTCCCGCCTGGGACGAGGTCCTCGCCGCCGACCGACCCAGCGTGCTGGAGGCCGTGGTCGACCCGGCGGTGCCGTTGGAGTCGCCGGAGCCGGCCTTGGCCGACCTGCGCGGCCTCGTCGCCGACGGGGACGCCGCGCGCCGCGTCCGGGATCGGATGCTGGACACCCGGATGACGGTGGAGGCGGAGGACCTCAGGTAGCGGGACCGCCGTCCCGCTCGGCGGCGCCCCCCGACGGGGCTCCGCCGATTCGTTCGTGCCATCAGCTCGACAGCCGGCACCGGACACCGTGCCGGCTCTCCGGCGGTCCCCCGCCCGTCGCCTACCGGCGTGCCGGCCCGCCGTCCCGGTACGGCCGAAACCCGTCCCGCACTCCGGTTCCCGCCCTGGGCGGCGGGCCACGGTGCCCTCGACGTGCCTGGGTTCGGTGCGCGGCTCGGACCCTGCTGCGGGACACCCGAGGATTGGACCGGCCCGTGGGGTGATGCCCGTTTAGGCCCCATAGGGACGGGAAGTCGGGCCGCGTGGTGAGCGAACGAGGCAAGGTGGGGCCGGTGCGGAAGGTGTCCGTGGGGCAGGTGGGCGACGGCGCGAGCCTGGCCGGCGACCGGGTGGTGGCGGCGGGCAGCGCGGCCCGGGTCCTGGTGGCGGCGACGGTGCGGGCGCTGCGCGGCGACGACTGCGCCGACCTCGGCCACGCCACCCCGCTCTCCCGGTTCACCGGCGCACCCGAGCCGGTGCGGCGGGCCGCCGCGGCCCGGGCCGCCGGCCGGCTCGCGCTGGCCCCGGAGCAGGTCGCCGAGGTGGACGCCGAGCGGGTGGCGACCTGGATCGTCGACCAGTACCCGTCCCACCGCTGGCCCGGCGTGCTGGTCGGCTCGCCGCACGGCGCGGCGGCCCACCTGGCGGTGGCGCTGGGCGTGCCCTGGCTGCCCGCCGGGTTCGAGATGACGGTGCACTGGACCCGTGGCGCGGTCGACCGGCCCCGGGCCGCGCTCGACCACGGCGCCGCCCTCGCCGGCCGGCTGCTCGCCGGCAACGGTGCCGTGCACGTCCGGCAGGTGCACTGCCCGGCCAGCCGGGGCGCCTCGGCCGGCGCCACGGTCGCCCTCGCGGTGCGGTGGCGCGCCCTGCCCGGGGCGTACGCCCGGTTCCTGGCCGAGAACCTGGCCCCCGGCGCGCCCGTCCTGCTGCTGCACGACGCCCGTACCTGGCCGGTGCTGGACGAGGGGCGGGGGCACAGCTTCCAGCTCGGCTCCCCGGTCAGCGGTCTCGATCCGGTCGACTTCCACCCCGACGCGCCCGCGCTGCGCCAGGTGCTCCGCGCGGCCGGCGGCGACGGGGCGTGCTGGGAAGCGCCGGACGTCTCCTGCCCGGCCGCGTACGCCGAGAACGGGGTGGAGCCCGGTTTCGAACACAGCGCCCGGTACTGGACCGGCCGGCACGGACATCCGTTGCACCGGGTGCTCGTCCCGCAGCCCGACGCGTTGAGCGCCGCCACCGCCGACCTGTACCGGCGCTGGCTGCGCCGGGCGGGCAAGACCGGCGACCGTCTCGTGGTCGAGTGCGGTCGGCTGCTGGACCCGTGGCAGGTGATCCGGGCCGGGATGGTGCCGTACTGGTGCGAGAACGCGACCCGACGTCGGGTGGAGGGGGTGGAGTGGTGGCTCGCCGGCAGCGAGCCGTTCAGCTCGGTGGACGTGCTGCCGGAGCCGCCGGGCGTCCGGTCGCCCGCGCTGGCCGGCCTGCCGCAGTGGCTCGCCGTGGCCGGCTTCGGGCTGCGCCGCCGAGCGCTGGACCGGGGGGTGGCGCGCGGCTACCCGGTCGCCTCGGTGCCCACCCGGCGGGCCACGGAGGTGCTCCGCAACCAACCGTACGACCTGCCGGTCCCGCCGGCGCTGCGGATGGCCGACGCCCTCGCGGCGCTCCGGGACGCGGGCGCCCACCAGGGGCTGCTGGTCTCCTGACCGCGCCGACACCAACCCCGGCGAAACATCCTCGCGATCCTGCGGTCCGTGATTGAGTACCTACGGAGCGGGAACACCGCTCGCTGCGAAGACGGCCCACGACGCCGTGCGGCGGGCTGCCGCCGCTCCTGGCGTTCCGTCACGTAACCCACTTCCGGCCCGGTGCGTGGCCCGACCACGCGCACGACCGGTCTTCCCGATCCGGGCGGGGGACCTTCCTGAGGGAGGCGCGGATGTTCGGACAGACCACCACACCCACACCACCACCCACCGAACGGGGTCTGGAGGACCTCGACGCGGCGGCCCTGGCGTACGCGGCACGGATCGAGGGACTGCCGCCCGAGCGGCGACAGGAGGCCCGGGACGATCTGGTCC encodes:
- a CDS encoding thiamine pyrophosphate-binding protein, with translation MADRTVADLVVERLRAWHVPRVFGSPGAAIAPVVAALDAAGGDPEFIPARHEESAAFMASGHAKFTAEVGVCLATQGPGAVHLLDGLYDAKLDSKPVVAIVGEDVTGPLGGAYEEIGLSRLFGDVCHQFVRYGRLPGQVPALLDQAFRTATATRSPTCVVLPHALQVATVPDLQPQAAGVMSGVPGGPLARVLPHDADLDAAASLLTTGRRVAILVGQGAHDAAAEIVALADRLGAGVATSLLGKPVLDERLPFHTGVLGEVGTTAAAQLMGGCDTLLLVGTNDPWTDWFPLPGQVRTVQVDIDGRRIGTRYPVDVPLVGDATETLRALLARVPARPNQRWRGVVESAVDRWRQTAAERAAAPAEPINPQRVLQELSARLPHRGAVAVDVGSVIYWYARHLELPPGVRAQLCGTLGSMGCALPYALAAKLARPDEPVLALLGDGAMQFNGLAELITVAHHWRRWRDPRLVVLVLNNRDHSGAGGDGRGPFGALGDRRPDVPYAGWARLLGLHGVRVDRPELVGPAWDEVLAADRPSVLEAVVDPAVPLESPEPALADLRGLVADGDAARRVRDRMLDTRMTVEAEDLR
- a CDS encoding DUF3817 domain-containing protein encodes the protein MREKMVRLFVAAAIAEAGSWAALLASMAVKYGPPRDEIGVHVFGPVHGALFVAYGILVLVVARQRRWSLAHTAVALVCAVPPFATVFFERWARRRGLLGEPARAARPLNPVG
- a CDS encoding glutamate--cysteine ligase family protein; the encoded protein is MGEDVGARTFSREDRARYREKVHRCLDVFAEMLRESRFDVDRPMTGLEIELNLVDEDSQPAMRNSDVLAAVADPSFQTELGQFNVEINVAPRRLAGTGTAQFEENVRASLNAAEEKARTVDAHMVMIGILPTLRPEHLTAATLSANPRYTLLNEQIFAARGEDLRIAISGVERLAVTADTITPEAACTSTQFHLQVNPAQFADYWNAAQAIAGVQVALGANSPLLFGRELWRETRVPLFQQATDTRSEEIKAQGVRPRVWFGERWITSVFDLFEENVRYFPALLPVCDPEDPAEALASGGVPKLAELRLHNGTVYRWNRPVYDVLKGRPHLRVENRVLPAGPTVLDTVANGAFYFGLVRALAESDRPLWSQMSFSAAEENFTSCARHGIDAQVFWPGLGYLPATELVLRRLLPLAHQGLDRWGLDPGERDRLLGIVEQRCLTGRNGATWQVETLHRLESTDQLDRPAALREVMRHYVDLMHSNRPVHEWPIP
- a CDS encoding baeRF2 domain-containing protein; this encodes MQLSFLRPLYDRPGPWCSVYLDASRDTHDSRPAVDLRWRALKGHLLEQGADPVTVDTVEEVVRRHDPMPGDYGLAVFATRGRVVLTEYLSAPPLRDLATWALVPHTMPLVAQRGEQVAWVRVLADRTGADAVAVSAGGVPRRAHVKGRESYQLRRVKPGGWSQSRYQRAAMEAWHHNAGDAAAATAELADKVGADVVVAAGDIRATGMIAAQLPERWQDVLVRTDAGARTGGADPAAMDDLTVQTIAEVADKRIAAALDRFGMQEDVGAGLDAVVAALQRNQVDTMLIVDDPSADGELWIGPEPTEIATDPRQLEAMSVADPQRVRADAALLRALVGTDAELTVLAPEEAPELTDGVGAVLRYVDASTPGRGNG